The Blastomonas sp. SL216 DNA window CCGAGATCAGCCGCCCCTATGCTGATCTGGTCGAAGAGGCGCATGCGCTGGTCGCCGCCGGAGTGAAGGAAATCACCCTGCTCGGCCAGAACGTCAATGCCTGGACCGGCAGCGACGACAAGGGCCGGGCCAAGGGGCTGGAAGGGCTGATCGAGGCGCTGGCCGACATGACCGGGCTGGAGCGGATCCGCTATACCACCAGCCACCCCAATGACATGACCGACGCGCTGATCGCCGCGCATCGCGACATTCCCAAGCTGATGCCCTATCTGCACCTGCCGGTTCAGGCGGGCAGCGACCGCATTTTGAAGGCGATGAACCGCAGCCATGATGCTGCGAGCTATCTGAAGATCATCGACAAGATCCGCGCCGCGCGGCCCGATATCGCGATGTCGGGCGATTTCATCGTCGGCTTTCCCGGCGAGACCGAGGCGGATTTCCAGGCGACGCTCGATATCGTGCGCGCGACCGGCTACGCTCAGGCCTACAGCTTCAAATATTCGTCGCGCCCCGGCACGCCTGCCGCCGATATGGAGGATCAGATCAGCCCCGAGATCATGGACGAGCGCCTGCAGCGGCTGCAGGACCTGCTGAACAGCCAGCAGCATGGCTTCAACCAGGCGACGGTCGGCAAGCGCATGGCGGTGCTGCTAGAGCGGCCGGGGCGCAAGCCGGGCCAGCTGGTCGGCAAGTCGCCCTGGCTGCAATCGGTGCATGTCGCCGATGATCGCGCCAGCATCGGCGACCTGATCGAGGTCGAGATCGTCTCTGCCGGGCCCAACAGCCTGGCGGGCGAACCGCTCAGCCTGGTGACCGCCTGATGGCGCGCAAACAGGGCAATGGCGGCGGACGCGGCGGCGATAACGGCAAGCTGCGCGGCAAGCACGATCCGCAATCGACGCGCCTCTCACCGATTTACGGCAGCGACTTCCCGTTCAACCGGCCCGAACCTGCCAACAAGGCGCGGATCGGGGTGGAGTTCGATGAGCCGACGCTGCTGGGGCCGCTGTTCGGCCAGTTCGACAAGAATCTGGTGGCGATCGAGAACCGGCTGGGCGTCTATATCCAGGCGCGCGGCAACCGCATCCAGATCGAGGGCGAGGCCGAAGCCGCCGCGCGGGCGCGCGACGTGCTGGTCGGCCTGCACAAGCGGATCGAACAGGGGCTGGATATCGATGAAGGCGCGGTCGAGGCGCTGATCACCATGTCGGCCGAACCGACGCTGGAGGGCATCGTCCGGTCCGAGGTGGCAGAGCCGCCCGCGATCATGATCCGGACGCGCAAGAAGACCATCGTGCCGCGATCGGCGACGCAGACCGAATATATGCGCTCGCTGGTCCGCGACGACGTGATCTTCGCGCTGGGTCCGGCGGGGACCGGAAAGACCTATCTCGCGGTGGCGCAGGCCGTCAGCCAGCTGATCACCGGCACGGTCAACCGGCTGATCCTGTCGCGTCCGGCGGTCGAGGCCGGCGAACGGCTGGGTTTCCTGCCCGGCGACATGAAGGAGAAGGTCGATCCCTATCTCCGCCCGCTTTACGATGCGCTCTATGACACGCTGCCTGCCGAGCAGGTCGAGCGGCGGATTGCCAGCGGCGAGATCGAGATCGCGCCGCTGGCGTTCATGCGCGGCCGCACGCTGGCCGACAGCTTCATCATCCTCGACGAGGCGCAGAATACCACGCCTGCGCAGATGAAGATGTTTCTCACCCGTTTCGGCATGAACAGCCGGATGGTCATTTGCGGCGACCCCAAACAGGTCGACCTGCCCGGCGGCGTCGGTGCCTCGGGCCTGGCCGATGCGGTCGGTCGGCTGGAAGGCGTGCAGGGCATCGGCACGGTACGCTTCACCGCAGCCGATGTCGTGCGCCACCCGATCGTCGGGCGGATCGTCGAGGCCTATGAGGGCAAGGATGCGTGATCGTGCTCCGGCGAAAGCCGGAGCCCAGAGCGGCTACAATGCAATCCCGCCCCTGGATTCCGGCTTTCGCCGGAAAACGGCACCTAAAGCGGCACGAGCATGATCGAAACCGAAACCTCTGTCGATGAACTCTGGCCCGGCGATACCGACTGGGAGGCGTTGTCGGCGCGCGCGGTGTCTGCCGCGCTGGCGGTCAGCGCGCACGGATCGCTGGCTGAAGCGCGTTTCACGGTGTCGGTCAGCGTACATTTCGGCAGTGACGACGAGGTGCAGGCGCTCAATCGCGACTATCGCCACAAGGACAAGCCCACCAACGTCTTGTCCTTCCCGATGATCGACCCTGATGACTTTGTCGCGCTGGCGAACACGGATGACGGCGAGGTGCTGCTGGGCGACATCATGCTGGCCCATCAGACCTGCGCGCGCGAGGCCGAGGAAAAGGGCATTGCGCTCACCGCCCATGCCACCCATCTGGTCGCGCATGGCATGCTCCATCTGCTGGGCCACGACCATATCGAAGAGGCCGATGCCGAGATCATGGAGGCGCTGGAGGTGAAAGCGCTTGCCAATCTGGGGCTGGACAATCCATATTGAGGCGACGCAGACGCGGGCTGCCTTCCCAAGACAACCAACAGCGGGGTTAAGATTCAGCCAGTCATGGCAGACGGAGACAGTAATGGCGGTGGTAAATCCACCGCACAAGACGACGGTTCGGGGCGAATATGGCGGGGCTTGAAGGCCCTGCTGTTCGGAGAACAACACGACCAGTCGCTGCGCGCCCAGCTTGAAGAGGCGATCGACGAGCACGAGGAGGACGACGATGCCGATGACGCGTCGTCGCGCGGCGACCTGTCCCGCGTCGAGCGCGAGATGCTGCGCAACCTGCTGCATTTCAGCGAACATGATGTCGACGATGTCGCGGTGCCGCGCAGCGACATCATCGCCATCGATCGCGATGCCAGTTTCGATGCCTTGGTGCAGATCTTTGCCGAGCACGGCCATAGCCGCGTGCCGGTCTATGAAGGCTCGCTCGACCATATTGTCGGCATGGTCCACATCAAGGATGTGTTCCCGATCATTGCCACCGATGGCCCGCGCCCCGAGCGCTGGGACAATCTGATCCGTCAGCCGCGCTTCGTGCCGGAAACCATGGGCGTGCTCGATCTGCTTGCCGAAATGCGCCAGACGCGCACCCACCTGGCCATTGTCATCGACGAGTATTCGGGCACCGAAGGGCTGGTGACGATCGAGGATCTGGTCGAGGAAATCGTCGGCGATATCGAGGACGAGCATGACGACGAGCCCGAGATGCTGGTCATCCCCGGCGAGAACGGCACATGGGACGCCGATGCGCGTGCCGAGCTGGACGATGTCGCCAAGCTGGTCGACCCGGCTTTGGGCGAGATCGACCATGATGTCGACACGCTGGGCGGCCTGGCCTTCGTGCTGGCGGGCGAGGTGCCTGCACCGGGCCGGATGCTGGAACATGACAGCGGCTGGCGGCTGGAGATCGTCGATGGCGACGAGCGCCGGGTCACCCGCATTCGCCTGTTGCCGCCGATGGAACCCGCCGGGGCAGACGCCTGATCGGCCAGCTGCCCCCGCAAATGCTGGCTTTTGCCGCTCAGCACGCTTAAGGCGGGCCGATCATGGACATTTCCGATCTTCGCATTGCGCTGTTCAGTGGCAACTATAACTACGTCCGCGATGGCGCAAACCAGGCCCTGAACCGGCTGGTTGGCTGGTTGCTGGAAAATGGCGCGCAGGTGCGAGTCTATTCGCCGACCACCAAGACACCGGCGTTCGAGCCGGCGGGCGACCTTGTCAGCCTGCCCTCGCTGCCGATTCCCGGCCGCAGCGAATATCGCGTGACGACGATCCTGCCGCCCAGGATCAAGAAGGACCTCAATCGCTTCGCGCCCAATATCGTCCATGTCTCCAGCCCCGACAGCGCCGGGCACAGCGCGGTGCGCTGGGCGCAGCGGCACAATATTCCGGTGCTGGGATCGGTGCACACCCGGTTCGAAACCTATCCGCGCTATTACAACATGGCGTTTCTGGAGCCGGTGCTCGAGGCGATCCTGCGCCGTCTGTACCGCAAGTGCGATGCCATTGTCGCGCCGTCCGATTCGATGGCGCAGGTGCTGCGCGAACAGCGGATGAGCTATGACGTCGGCATCTGGTCGCGCGGCGTCGACAAGCATATCTTCAATCCGCAGATGCGCGACATGGACTGGCGGCGGTCGCTGGGCCTGGCCGACGACGTTCCGGTGATCGGCTTTCTGGGCCGGCTGGTGATGGAAAAGGGGCTCGACGTCTTTTCCGATTCGATCGACCGGCTGGTGCGCCGCAAGGTGCCGCATCAGGTGCTGGTGGTGGGCGAAGGGCCCGCCCGTGGCTGGTTCGAATCGCGGCTGCCGGGCGCTGTGTTCGCAGGCTTTCAGGGCGGGGCTGATCTCGGCCGTGCGGTCGCCAGCATGGACCTGTTCTTCAACCCGTCGATCACCGAAACCTTCGGCAATGTGACGCTGGAAGCGATGGCCTGCGGCGTGCCCGTGGTCGCCGCGCGCGCGACGGGCAGCGAAAGCCTGGTCGAGCACAATGTCACCGGCCAGCTGGTGCGTCCCGGCGCGACGGTCGAATTTGCAGACGCGCTGCAGGCCTATTGCGGCAACCCCGACCTGCGCAGCGCGCACGGCCAGGCGGGCCTCAAGCGCAGCGAGAAATACAGCTGGGACCGGATCAACCGGGGCCTGGCCGAAACCTATATCCGGCTTATCCGCCAGCGCCAGTCTGGCAGCGGCGGCATTCCCTATCGCGCCATTCGCTGACCTGCATACGGCCCCCCGGCATCGCGCGGGGGGCCGCCGCAGCCGTCTTCAGACCACGTTGAGCGCCTGTTCGAAATCGGCGATCAGATCGTCGGGATCCTCGACGCCGATCGAGATGCGCACCAGATTGTCGGTAATGCCCAGCGCCGCCTTGCGCGCATCGGGAACCGAAAGGTGTGTCATCGCGGCAGGGTGGCTCGCCAGCGTTTCGGTGCCGCCCAGGCTCACCGCCAGCTTGGCGAGGCGTAAGGAATCGAGAAAGCGGAAGCTATCCGCCTCACCGCCCTTGATGAACAGCGAGAAGGTCGATCCCGCGCCGGTGCAGTGCCGGTCGAAAATATCCTGCTGGCGCGCATCCTGGATCATGCCGAGATAGCCCAGCCCTTCGACCTTGGGGTGCTGCGCCAGGAATGCGCAGACCTTGGCGGCATTCTCGCCCGCGCGGGTCATGCGCAGTTCGACCGTTTCCAGCGAACGCATCAGCATCCAGGCGGTATTGGGGTCGCAGATCGTGCCGATGGTGTTGCGCAGTGCGCGCACCGGATCCATCCAGCGCTTCGGGCCGGAGAGGCCGCCCGCGACCAGATCGCTATGGCCGCCGACATATTTGGTGAGGCTGTAGACCACGATGTCCGCGCCATGGTGCAGCGGCTGCTGCCACAGGGGGCCCAGGAAGGTGTTGTCGATCGCGATCGGCGTCGGAACGGCTTCTGCCCCCAGCACCGCATCGCGCGCCTCGGCCACCGCCTCGATATCGACCAGTGCGTTGGTGGGGTTGGCCGGGCTTTCCAGATAAATCATCGCGACGCGGCCGCCCTGCCTGGCTGCCATGTCCTTGGCCTGTTCCAGCACCGCGTCGATTTCCGCGCGGGTCGCGCCCGCCGGGAAGTCCATATAGGTGATGCCGAAGCGCGAGAGGATGCGCGCGATCATCGCCTCGGTCGCGGCATAAAGCGGGCCGGAATGCACGATCACGTCATTGTTGCTGCAATAGGCGAGCAGCAGCGTGGCGATGGCCGACATGCCGCTGGAAAACACCAGCGCGTCCTCGGCATCGTCCCAGATGCTCAGGCGATCTTCTAGGATCTCCTGATTGGGGCCGTTGAAGCGCGAATAGACCAGGCCTTCGGCGCCGCCGGGGCGCTTGCCCGTCAGCCCTTCGAAATGGCGCTTGCCCGCCGCCGCATTTTCGAACGCGAAGGTGGAGGTGAGGAAGATCGGGGCCTTGAGCGAGCCTTCGGACAGGGCTGGGTCAAAGCCATGGCCCATCATCAGCGTGGCAGGCTTCAGCTTGCGTCCGCCCAGCATCTCGACCTCGGGCTTGGGCTTGCGGCGCGGCGTGGGGGTGGTGATCGGTTTGATCGGGGTGTCGGTCATATGCGGGGTTCCTGCGGTCTGGGCGGAGCTTTTCCCCGTCCCTTGTCATGCCCGCATCTATGCCCGAGCGCTCAATTGATTACAAAGGAAACCATCCAGATCGTGCCGACCATGAGAGGAACGCCCGCAATGTCGAGCCACAGCCCGGCCTTGAGCTGACGCGGCAGCGCGATATTGCCGGTTGCCCAGGCAATCGCATTGGGTCCGGTGCCCGAAGGCAGCATGAAGCCCCAGCTCGCCGCCATCGCCACCGGCATGGCGAGCAGCACCGGATCGACCCCTAGGGTGACGATCAGGCTGGCGACGACGGGCATCACCCCGCTGGCCGTGGCGACATTGCTGGCAAATTCGGTGACCAGGATGACCAGGGCGGTCAGCGCCAGCGCGATGACGATCAGCGGCACGCCCGCCAGCGGCTCCAGCGCGGTGCCGATCCAGCGATCCAGCCCGGATTCGCCGATGCCCGCCGCCAGCGCCAGGCCGCCGCCGAACAGCATGATGACGTCCCAGGGCGCGCGATTGGCCTCTTTCCACACCAGCATCGGCCGCCCGGTGCCATCGGGCAGGATGAACAGCGCGATCCCCGCCATCACCGCGATCGACCCGTCGGTCAGCGCGCCCTTGGGCAGCAGGCCGCTCAGCCAGGGCTGGATGATCCAGGCCAGGATCACCAGCACGATCACCGGCACCAGCCGCCTTTCGGGCACCGACCATTCGGCCTGGCGCGCAATCGCGCTGCGCGCGGCATCGACATCGAACGGGTGCGCGGCGAGCTTTTGCACCCTGGCCAGGATGAAGGCCGCGATCGGCACCGACAGGATGACGATCGGCATGCCGTACGCCGCCCATTCGGCAAAGCCGATCTCAAGCCCGGTGGTCTTGGCGAGCAGCCCTGCCGAAATGGCGTTGGTGGGGGAGCCGACCAATGTGCCCAGCCCCCCGATCGAGGCGGCAAAGGCAATGCCCATCATCAGCGCGCCGGGCAGCCCTTCGCTCTCGCCCTCCGCGATGCCTCCCGCGACCAGCACCGCGCTGGCGATTGGCACCATGATGAGCGTGGTCGAGGTGTTCGAGATCAGCAGCGACAGGGTCGCGGTCGCGATCATGAAGGCGAACAGCAATTGCGCCGATGTGTGCCCCGATCGGTTGACGATGGCGAGCGCGAGCCGCTTGTGCAGCCCGACCCGCTCGATCGCCAGCGCGAGGAACGCGCCGCCCAGGATCAGGAACAGGATGGGCGAATAGTATTCCGCCGCGATGGCATCGGCGCTCATCACCCCGGTCAGCGGCAGTACGATGAACGGCAGCAGCGCGGTGACGGTGAGCGGCACGGCCTGCGTCATCCACCAGGCCGCCATCCAGAAGACCAGCCCAGCGGTGCTCCACGCCTGTGCATCCATGCCGACCGGCGCGGGCAGGACAAGCGTGAGCGCGAAACCCAGCACGCCGGTGATCAGGCCCCAGATGTTGGTCAATGCGAAATATGTCCCCTCATTTTCCTCCCCTGCTCCCCTCCCTGCAAGGGAGGGGCTGGGGGTGGGTGGGCCGTTACCGAGCTACCCTCTGCTTTGTTGCGCTTCGACCCACCCCTAACCCCTCCCTTTCAGGGAGGGGAACGTCCACTGACGGGAGGGGAGATATTACCCCCTCAGCCCGATCGCGCCCATCTGCCGTCCGTAATCGGGCTCGCCGCGATGTGTCGCGCGGCGGAAGCTGTAATAGCCCTGCTCGTCCGCATAGGTATCCACCCCGCTCACATGCACCGTGCCGATGCCGCAGGCGGCGAGGCGCGCGGCGATATAGCCTTCCAGGTCGAATTGATAATGGTCCGCGCGGCCTTCGCGGAAAAAGCGCTCGTTCTCCGGCTCGGCCTCGCAGAAGCGCTGGAAGAAGCCGCTGTCGACCTCATAGCTTTTCTGCTGGATGCACGGACCGATCGCGGCGATGATCCGCGAACGCTGCGCCCCCATGCGCTCCATCGCCGCGACGGTCGCCTCGCCGACGCCGGCAAACGCGCCCTTCCAGCCCGAATGCGCCGCGCCGACCACGCCTGCGGCTTCATCTGCAAACAGGATCGGCGGGCAGTCTGCGCCGAGCACGCCGAGCAGCAGGCCGGGCCGGTCGGTGACCATGGCGTCCGCCTTCGGCCGTTCGTCGACCGGAATGGCGGCGTTGACGCGCACGACATCGGCGCTGTGCACCTGATGCAACGTCACCAGAGTGGAGCCGGGCAGGATCGCCTCGCCTGCGCGCCTGCGGTTTTCGTGCACCGCTGCCGGGTCGTCGTCCGAGCCCAGCCCGACATTGAGACCCGCGACCAGGCCCGTGGACACCCCGCCGCGCCGCCCGGTGAAACCGTGCGCGATGCTGCCAAGGGCCGGGGAGGTGAGAAGGGGTACGGTTTGCATGTCACTCAAGGCTCTTCACCACCTGCTCGGTTACATCTTTCGAAAGCCCCGGCTGCGCCAGGATCCGTTCCAGACAGCCGCGCATCCTGGCTGCGCGGGCCTCGTCGAACCGGCGCCAGCGGCCCAAGGGCGCGATGAAGCGCGCGGTGGTCTGCGGGTTGAGCGGATCGAGCTTCACGATCAGATCGGTGAGCAGTTCATAGCCGCGCCCGCTGTCATGATGGAACACCGCCTGGTTGGACACGAACGGCCAATAGAGCGCACGCACCCGGTTGGGGTTGGTCAGCGTGAAGTCCTTGTGGCGGATGAGCTCGAGCATCTGTTCGTGCACCTGCGGGTGCGCGGAGCCGGTTTGCAGCGAGAACCATTTGTCGATGACCAGCGCATTGCCCTGATAGCGGTTGTAGAAGCTGTCGAGCGCGGTTTCGCGTTCGTCCGCGCGCATGCTGGCGAGCACCGCCAGCGCGCCCTGGCGGTCGGTCATGTTGTCGGCGCGGGCGAACTGGTCGAACGCGATTGCCGCGGCATCGCTGGCCTCTGCCGAGGCGATATAGCCGAGCGCCAGCGACTTGATCTTGCGCGCGCCGCGGGCCTCGCGGCTGAGCGAATAGGGCACGGCCGAGGCGCGTTCGTGCGCAATCCTCCAGGGATCGAGCAGCCGCGATCCGATGGCCTTGCGCAAGGCCCGCCGCGCCGCGTGGATCGCCTCGGGCCGCACCACCAGCATCTGCTCGCCCAGAAACGCTTCGGTCGGCAGGCTCAGGATTTCCGCGCGCATCGAATCGTCGAGCCGCTGGTCGCTGACCAGATCGCCGAACACCGCGATGATCTCGTCGAGCGACACCGCATGCGCCGGGGCTGCGCCGGGGCCGTCCATATCGGCAATATCGGCCATCAGCCGGTCGATGACGAGCTGTTGCAGCGCTTCGTAGCGCGCAAACGGATCGTCATCATGCCGGACAAGGAACGGCAGGTCGCCGGTCGCGCGTGCGACATCGAGGTTCACCGGCGCAGAGAAGCCGCGATTGATCGACAGCACCGGCGCGCGCGCATAGCCGGTAAAGCTCAGCGCCTGCTCGGCCTCGGTCAGCATCACCAGCATCTCGCCGCGATGCGCCTTCATGTCGCGATCGATCAGCGCGGTGCGCAGCGGAATGGGCATGACCGGCTTGTCGCTCTGGCCGGGGGTGGCGGCGAAATTCTGGCGCAAGTGCAGCGTCGCGGTGCCAGTGGCGGCATCATGCTCCAGCCGCGCCTGGACCTGCGGCGTGCCCGCCTGTTCGTACCAGCGGCGGAATTGCGTGAGGTCCAGCCCCGCGCCCTGCTCCATCGCGCGGACGAAATCCTCGCAGGTTGCAGCTTCGCCGTCGTGCCGCTGGAAATACAGGTCGCAGCCGGCGCGGAAGCGCTCGGGCCCCGCCATGGTCGCCATCATCCGGATCACCTCTGCGCCCTTGTTATAGACGGTGGAGGTGTAGAAGTTGCTGATCTCCATATAGCTGTCGGGGCGGATCGGGTGCGCGAGCGGGCCCGCATCCTCCGGGAACTGCGCGGCACGCAGCATCCGCACATCCTCGATCCGCTTGACCGCTTCCGATCCCATATCGGCGGAGAAGCACTGGTCGCGATAGACGGTGAAGCCCTCTTTCAGGCTCAGCTGGAACCAGTCGCGACAGGTGACGCGGTTGCCCGACCAGTTGTGGAAATATTCGTGCGCGACGACGCCCTCGATCGCGTCATAGTCATAATCGGTCGCGGTGTCGGGATCGGCCAGAATATAGCGCGAGTTGAAGATGTTGAGGCCCTTGTTCTCCATCGCCCCCATGTTGAAGTCGCTGACCGCGACGATATTGAACACCGGCAGGTCATATTCCAGGCCATAGACCTGCTCGTCCCAGGCCATCGAGGCTTTCAGCGCCTGCATCGCATGCGCGGTGCGGCCCTCGTCGCCCGCGCGGACATAGATGGCGAGGTCGACGGGAGCGCCCGATCTGGTGGTGAACTGATCGCGCGTCGCCACCAGATCGCCCGCGACCAGCGCGAACAGATAGCTCGGTTTGGGGTGCGGATCGCGCCAGCGCGCGTAATGCCGACCCTCGGGCAATTCGCCGGAATCGACCAGCGCGCCGTTCGAAAGCAGCACCGGAAACCGGCGCTTGTCCGCGCGCAGCAGCACCTCATAGACCGCCATGTTGTCGGGCCGGTCGATGAACGGGATGATACGGCGAAAGCCTTCGGCCTCGCACTGGGTGCACAGCATGCCGCCCGAGGCGAACAGGCCCATCAGCTGGGTGTTGGTATCGGGCGCGATGCGGGTGGTCAGCGTCACCATGGCGCGCTCGCCCTGAACGTCGAAGGCGATGGCGTTGCCCTCATCGCGCCAGTTGACGGGTTGGCCATCGACCATCAGCGTCTGCGGCAGCGCGCCATCGCAGTCGAACCGCACCGGGCGATCATGATCGCCGTTGCGCACGATGCCAAGCGTCGCGCTCACTTCGGTTGCGGAAAGATCGAGGTCGAATTCCAGGGCGACCGTCTCCACCCGCCAGTCGGGCGGCTGATAGTCCGCGCGGTAGATCACCGGGGGTTCCTGGATTGCCGGGCTGGCGGTTGCGGTCTGGATATCGGCCATGGCGGCAAGTCTAGTGCGCACCGCCAGCCGCGTCACGCCGTTTTCAGAGCGGGCCGTTTTCCGTCATTCCCGCGAATGCGGGAATCCCGCTTTTCTGCCAATCCCGATAGGCAGCGGGACCCCCGCCTGCGCGGGGGTGACGAGCGATTGGCGTACAGACGATCGATCTTGCATCCCCTCTGCCCGCCGCTAGGTTCGCGGTCATGAGCACCCTCTTCATCTTCGGCATGGGCTATACCGCCGCGCATCTGGCAAACAGGCTTCGCGCCCAAGGCTGGCAGGTGCGCGGAACGGGGCGTTCCGGCGATGTGGATTTCGCCGACTCTGCCTCGGTCCACGCCGCACTCGCTGAAGCGACACACATTCTTTCCAGCGTCCCGCCCGACCGCACCTCAGGGCTCGATCCGGTGCTGACCCGCTATGGCGACATCCTGCGCGCTGCACCTGCGCGCTGGATCGGCTATCTGTCCTCGACCGGAGTCTATGGCGATGCGGGCGGGGCATGGGTGGATGAAACGTCCGTCGTCGGCACCGGACGGCGCAATGCAAGGACCGAGG harbors:
- a CDS encoding glycosyltransferase family 1 protein, whose amino-acid sequence is MDISDLRIALFSGNYNYVRDGANQALNRLVGWLLENGAQVRVYSPTTKTPAFEPAGDLVSLPSLPIPGRSEYRVTTILPPRIKKDLNRFAPNIVHVSSPDSAGHSAVRWAQRHNIPVLGSVHTRFETYPRYYNMAFLEPVLEAILRRLYRKCDAIVAPSDSMAQVLREQRMSYDVGIWSRGVDKHIFNPQMRDMDWRRSLGLADDVPVIGFLGRLVMEKGLDVFSDSIDRLVRRKVPHQVLVVGEGPARGWFESRLPGAVFAGFQGGADLGRAVASMDLFFNPSITETFGNVTLEAMACGVPVVAARATGSESLVEHNVTGQLVRPGATVEFADALQAYCGNPDLRSAHGQAGLKRSEKYSWDRINRGLAETYIRLIRQRQSGSGGIPYRAIR
- the ybeY gene encoding rRNA maturation RNase YbeY, with the protein product MIETETSVDELWPGDTDWEALSARAVSAALAVSAHGSLAEARFTVSVSVHFGSDDEVQALNRDYRHKDKPTNVLSFPMIDPDDFVALANTDDGEVLLGDIMLAHQTCAREAEEKGIALTAHATHLVAHGMLHLLGHDHIEEADAEIMEALEVKALANLGLDNPY
- the pgeF gene encoding peptidoglycan editing factor PgeF; the encoded protein is MQTVPLLTSPALGSIAHGFTGRRGGVSTGLVAGLNVGLGSDDDPAAVHENRRRAGEAILPGSTLVTLHQVHSADVVRVNAAIPVDERPKADAMVTDRPGLLLGVLGADCPPILFADEAAGVVGAAHSGWKGAFAGVGEATVAAMERMGAQRSRIIAAIGPCIQQKSYEVDSGFFQRFCEAEPENERFFREGRADHYQFDLEGYIAARLAACGIGTVHVSGVDTYADEQGYYSFRRATHRGEPDYGRQMGAIGLRG
- a CDS encoding hemolysin family protein, producing MADGDSNGGGKSTAQDDGSGRIWRGLKALLFGEQHDQSLRAQLEEAIDEHEEDDDADDASSRGDLSRVEREMLRNLLHFSEHDVDDVAVPRSDIIAIDRDASFDALVQIFAEHGHSRVPVYEGSLDHIVGMVHIKDVFPIIATDGPRPERWDNLIRQPRFVPETMGVLDLLAEMRQTRTHLAIVIDEYSGTEGLVTIEDLVEEIVGDIEDEHDDEPEMLVIPGENGTWDADARAELDDVAKLVDPALGEIDHDVDTLGGLAFVLAGEVPAPGRMLEHDSGWRLEIVDGDERRVTRIRLLPPMEPAGADA
- the miaB gene encoding tRNA (N6-isopentenyl adenosine(37)-C2)-methylthiotransferase MiaB, which produces MTHSIDTPPAPAPESAGDAPRRYFVTSFGCQMNVYDGERMGEMLAAQGMTQAEAREDADLVILNTCHIREKAVARVYSDIGRLRRDDGTKPMIAVAGCVAQAEGEEIARRARSVDIVVGPQAYHRLPQLIEQARRGETAIDTDMPAVTKFGALPSRARQQRPSAFLTVQEGCDKFCTYCVVPYTRGAEISRPYADLVEEAHALVAAGVKEITLLGQNVNAWTGSDDKGRAKGLEGLIEALADMTGLERIRYTTSHPNDMTDALIAAHRDIPKLMPYLHLPVQAGSDRILKAMNRSHDAASYLKIIDKIRAARPDIAMSGDFIVGFPGETEADFQATLDIVRATGYAQAYSFKYSSRPGTPAADMEDQISPEIMDERLQRLQDLLNSQQHGFNQATVGKRMAVLLERPGRKPGQLVGKSPWLQSVHVADDRASIGDLIEVEIVSAGPNSLAGEPLSLVTA
- a CDS encoding DASS family sodium-coupled anion symporter — protein: MTNIWGLITGVLGFALTLVLPAPVGMDAQAWSTAGLVFWMAAWWMTQAVPLTVTALLPFIVLPLTGVMSADAIAAEYYSPILFLILGGAFLALAIERVGLHKRLALAIVNRSGHTSAQLLFAFMIATATLSLLISNTSTTLIMVPIASAVLVAGGIAEGESEGLPGALMMGIAFAASIGGLGTLVGSPTNAISAGLLAKTTGLEIGFAEWAAYGMPIVILSVPIAAFILARVQKLAAHPFDVDAARSAIARQAEWSVPERRLVPVIVLVILAWIIQPWLSGLLPKGALTDGSIAVMAGIALFILPDGTGRPMLVWKEANRAPWDVIMLFGGGLALAAGIGESGLDRWIGTALEPLAGVPLIVIALALTALVILVTEFASNVATASGVMPVVASLIVTLGVDPVLLAMPVAMAASWGFMLPSGTGPNAIAWATGNIALPRQLKAGLWLDIAGVPLMVGTIWMVSFVIN
- the pepN gene encoding aminopeptidase N, with the protein product MADIQTATASPAIQEPPVIYRADYQPPDWRVETVALEFDLDLSATEVSATLGIVRNGDHDRPVRFDCDGALPQTLMVDGQPVNWRDEGNAIAFDVQGERAMVTLTTRIAPDTNTQLMGLFASGGMLCTQCEAEGFRRIIPFIDRPDNMAVYEVLLRADKRRFPVLLSNGALVDSGELPEGRHYARWRDPHPKPSYLFALVAGDLVATRDQFTTRSGAPVDLAIYVRAGDEGRTAHAMQALKASMAWDEQVYGLEYDLPVFNIVAVSDFNMGAMENKGLNIFNSRYILADPDTATDYDYDAIEGVVAHEYFHNWSGNRVTCRDWFQLSLKEGFTVYRDQCFSADMGSEAVKRIEDVRMLRAAQFPEDAGPLAHPIRPDSYMEISNFYTSTVYNKGAEVIRMMATMAGPERFRAGCDLYFQRHDGEAATCEDFVRAMEQGAGLDLTQFRRWYEQAGTPQVQARLEHDAATGTATLHLRQNFAATPGQSDKPVMPIPLRTALIDRDMKAHRGEMLVMLTEAEQALSFTGYARAPVLSINRGFSAPVNLDVARATGDLPFLVRHDDDPFARYEALQQLVIDRLMADIADMDGPGAAPAHAVSLDEIIAVFGDLVSDQRLDDSMRAEILSLPTEAFLGEQMLVVRPEAIHAARRALRKAIGSRLLDPWRIAHERASAVPYSLSREARGARKIKSLALGYIASAEASDAAAIAFDQFARADNMTDRQGALAVLASMRADERETALDSFYNRYQGNALVIDKWFSLQTGSAHPQVHEQMLELIRHKDFTLTNPNRVRALYWPFVSNQAVFHHDSGRGYELLTDLIVKLDPLNPQTTARFIAPLGRWRRFDEARAARMRGCLERILAQPGLSKDVTEQVVKSLE
- a CDS encoding PhoH family protein, yielding MARKQGNGGGRGGDNGKLRGKHDPQSTRLSPIYGSDFPFNRPEPANKARIGVEFDEPTLLGPLFGQFDKNLVAIENRLGVYIQARGNRIQIEGEAEAAARARDVLVGLHKRIEQGLDIDEGAVEALITMSAEPTLEGIVRSEVAEPPAIMIRTRKKTIVPRSATQTEYMRSLVRDDVIFALGPAGTGKTYLAVAQAVSQLITGTVNRLILSRPAVEAGERLGFLPGDMKEKVDPYLRPLYDALYDTLPAEQVERRIASGEIEIAPLAFMRGRTLADSFIILDEAQNTTPAQMKMFLTRFGMNSRMVICGDPKQVDLPGGVGASGLADAVGRLEGVQGIGTVRFTAADVVRHPIVGRIVEAYEGKDA
- a CDS encoding cystathionine gamma-synthase family protein, which codes for MTDTPIKPITTPTPRRKPKPEVEMLGGRKLKPATLMMGHGFDPALSEGSLKAPIFLTSTFAFENAAAGKRHFEGLTGKRPGGAEGLVYSRFNGPNQEILEDRLSIWDDAEDALVFSSGMSAIATLLLAYCSNNDVIVHSGPLYAATEAMIARILSRFGITYMDFPAGATRAEIDAVLEQAKDMAARQGGRVAMIYLESPANPTNALVDIEAVAEARDAVLGAEAVPTPIAIDNTFLGPLWQQPLHHGADIVVYSLTKYVGGHSDLVAGGLSGPKRWMDPVRALRNTIGTICDPNTAWMLMRSLETVELRMTRAGENAAKVCAFLAQHPKVEGLGYLGMIQDARQQDIFDRHCTGAGSTFSLFIKGGEADSFRFLDSLRLAKLAVSLGGTETLASHPAAMTHLSVPDARKAALGITDNLVRISIGVEDPDDLIADFEQALNVV